A part of Verrucomicrobiota bacterium genomic DNA contains:
- a CDS encoding isochorismatase family protein has protein sequence MNQLATLRSLMSEVDAYYKTRGIFQDKFGFGVRPALIVIDMAYGWTDPAYAGGSARLDSALAAIQQLLPVARAKNIPVVYTTSPFPQAQLKSAADFSPKFRKWDQRACEIDERVKPQPGEYIVCKEHASAFAGTALVGHLLGRRVDTLLITGCSTSACVRATATDAKSNELRPIVIREAVQDRSEILHEFTLFDLQARFADVVGLDEALKYLRGLAVDTSA, from the coding sequence ATGAATCAACTCGCCACTTTGCGTTCACTCATGTCCGAAGTGGATGCCTACTACAAAACGCGCGGCATCTTTCAGGACAAGTTCGGTTTCGGCGTCCGCCCGGCGTTGATCGTCATCGACATGGCTTACGGCTGGACCGATCCGGCGTATGCGGGCGGCTCGGCGCGGCTGGACAGCGCCCTCGCGGCCATTCAACAGCTCTTACCTGTGGCACGGGCGAAAAACATTCCTGTCGTTTACACCACCTCTCCCTTCCCACAAGCGCAGCTCAAGTCCGCGGCAGATTTCTCGCCCAAGTTCCGAAAGTGGGACCAACGCGCTTGCGAGATTGACGAACGCGTCAAGCCGCAGCCGGGCGAATACATCGTTTGCAAGGAACACGCCAGCGCGTTTGCCGGCACGGCGCTCGTTGGCCACCTCCTGGGGCGGCGCGTCGATACGCTGCTCATCACAGGTTGCTCGACCAGCGCTTGCGTCCGCGCGACGGCCACCGACGCCAAGTCGAATGAACTCCGGCCCATTGTCATCCGTGAGGCAGTCCAGGACCGAAGCGAGATTCTGCACGAGTTCACTTTGTTTGATTTGCAGGCGCGATTCGCGGACGTGGTGGGACTCGATGAGGCTTTGAAATACTTGCGCGGACTCGCCGTCGATACGTCCGCATGA
- a CDS encoding methyltransferase domain-containing protein: MSVMARAIRHSYLHGTKRSEQRRLSHLNGLLNRACLRELALTGGENVLDVGSGLGQFTRDMARAVWPGGHVVGIESDEEQLAEACRQARAESEDDLVEWRRGNALALPLKKSEWGQFDVAHARFVLEHVQEPERVVDQMARAVRRGGRVVLEDDDHQVLRLWPEPPGFAELWEGYLSGSSRPRARL, translated from the coding sequence ATGAGCGTTATGGCAAGAGCGATACGTCATTCCTACCTCCATGGAACAAAGCGAAGCGAGCAGCGCCGATTGTCGCATCTCAATGGCTTGTTGAACCGGGCGTGCCTTCGCGAACTGGCGTTAACCGGCGGCGAGAACGTTTTGGACGTCGGCAGTGGGTTGGGGCAATTCACGCGCGACATGGCTCGCGCAGTTTGGCCCGGCGGACACGTGGTGGGAATCGAGTCTGACGAGGAACAACTGGCGGAAGCATGCCGCCAGGCGCGCGCCGAAAGCGAAGACGACCTCGTGGAATGGCGACGGGGAAACGCGCTCGCGCTGCCCTTAAAGAAAAGTGAATGGGGGCAGTTTGACGTAGCGCATGCGCGCTTCGTTCTGGAACACGTGCAGGAACCGGAGCGAGTCGTGGACCAGATGGCCCGGGCCGTCCGGCGCGGCGGTCGCGTTGTGCTGGAGGACGACGATCACCAGGTGCTGCGGCTCTGGCCGGAACCGCCGGGGTTTGCCGAACTCTGGGAGGGCTACTTATCGGGGTCATCGAGACCGCGCGCGCGATTATGA